GCGCGTGACGCCGTCGGCATCCTGGCGCCGTACGAATGGGACGCAATCGTCTCCTCCCCGCTGAGCCGTGCTGCTGAGACCGCGGATCTGATCGCCGAAGGACTCGGGCTCACAGTGGTCCGGCGCGTCCCGGAGCTGACCGAGCGCAGCTTCGGCCCGGCCGAAGGGATGCAGGCCGGCCCCGAGTTGGAGGCGCTGCGCGTGCCAGGCGGGTTCAAGGGTGCGGAAAGCGAAGACGAGGCCGCCGACCGCGGGCTTGCGGCGCTCGAAGGCCTGGCGGAGGAGTTCCGCGGGCAGCGGCTCCTGGTGGTCACCCACGGCACCCTGCTGCGCGTCAGCCTCAGCCGCGCCATCGGCCAGACCCTGGCCAGCGTGGACAATGCCGCCCTTAACCTGGCGCACCACCACGCGATCGATGGCTGGAAGCTGGAGTACTTCAACGGCGAGCCGGTCCTGGCCACCACCGGGAGCTAAGGGCCAGAAACAGCCCCGGCAGTAATTGACGACGGCGGGACCCGGCTCAGGCGGTCAACCCGCCGGCAGTCAGCCCACCGCGAGGATCAGCCCCAGCAGTCTCGCGGCAGCGGGCCGGGCGGCGTGTTCCTCATTCCACTGTGCCCGTGCCACCGCTTTGCTCACGGCCTGGGTGGTGATGCCCAGTTCCTGCGCCACTGCCTTCTGCTGTCCGCGGACCCCGGGGGTCAGCAGGTCCAGCACGCGCCATTCCGCGCCCGACCGGTCCCGCACGATGTGGCCCAGCAGCCGCAGGACTGCCTCGGCGTCGTGGGCAACGTCGGCCAGCGGACCCTCCACCGCAACCGGCACCCGCTCCTTGCTGCTGTGGAGCCGGTCCACGGCCCGGCGGGCATAGACCAGGCCGTGCCCGGACGCGTCCTTGATCTGGTTGGGCAGCGGCTCGTTCACGGGCCCTGCTCCGATTCCCACGTACCAGTGCCCGCTCCGCAGTGCGATCAGCGCGGCGTCCACGGCCTGGTGTGGGCAGTCGACGATCCCCTGGACTTCGTCCTCGACCGACCTGTCGAAGTCCAGGCGCGCGGGAATGTGCCGCAGCGCCTTAAGCAGCTGCGGCACCTGGTCGCCGTCGCGACGGCTGTCCGTCTGGTTGATGGTCAGGGTGAACATTCTGGGTCCACACTACCCGGAAGTAGGAATTGCGAAACGGCCGGTTCCCGCCCCGGCAAACGGCTTGGGGCCCGCATCGCGGTGACGCAGACCCCCAGCCGCAGACCGGCAGGCCAACAGGCAACAGGCCCGGGTCAGTTTCCCTTTTCCGCAGCGGCGCCCGCTGCCGGGAAGCGGTCCCAGGCGCGGTGG
This region of Arthrobacter sp. DNA4 genomic DNA includes:
- a CDS encoding histidine phosphatase family protein translates to MTLTTFALVRHGQTDWNAERRLQGSTDIPLNDVGRGQARDAVGILAPYEWDAIVSSPLSRAAETADLIAEGLGLTVVRRVPELTERSFGPAEGMQAGPELEALRVPGGFKGAESEDEAADRGLAALEGLAEEFRGQRLLVVTHGTLLRVSLSRAIGQTLASVDNAALNLAHHHAIDGWKLEYFNGEPVLATTGS